A window of the Lysinibacillus irui genome harbors these coding sequences:
- the dtd gene encoding D-aminoacyl-tRNA deacylase translates to MKVVLQRSKAASVTVDGAVTGAIDSGYVLLVGITHEDSQEDVLYLAKKIANLRLWEDADGKMNHSILEHGGAILSVSQFTLYGDAKKGNRPSFTSAARPEVAEPLWEAFNQALREHGLHVETGVFGAMMDVALINDGPVTILLESK, encoded by the coding sequence ATGAAAGTAGTATTACAGCGCAGTAAAGCTGCCTCTGTAACAGTAGACGGAGCTGTCACAGGAGCAATTGATAGTGGCTACGTTCTTCTAGTGGGTATTACACATGAAGATTCACAGGAGGATGTCCTTTATTTAGCGAAAAAAATAGCCAATTTACGCCTTTGGGAAGATGCTGATGGCAAAATGAACCATTCCATTTTAGAGCATGGAGGTGCTATTTTGTCCGTCTCACAATTTACGTTATATGGGGATGCCAAAAAAGGGAATCGACCAAGTTTCACAAGTGCAGCTAGACCAGAAGTAGCCGAACCGTTGTGGGAAGCTTTTAATCAAGCACTGCGAGAGCATGGCTTACATGTGGAAACAGGTGTTTTTGGTGCGATGATGGATGTTGCACTAATTAATGATGGTCCAGTCACAATACTTCTAGAATCAAAATAA
- a CDS encoding YfcC family protein, producing MENEQNVKKRSWLKVPHTYTIIFAIIFLAGIASYIIPAGEFDRVEDEEGRMLVVDGSYHHIESDPVSFFEMFTAIPMGLEKGAQIIFYIFLVSGVFGIIRSTGAIEAGVYKGVKALEGREKLLIPLSMILFSVGGFTMGMAEETIIFVPIGVAIARAMGFDAVTGTAMITLGAASGFFGGMLNPFTVGVAQSLADVPLFSGIGFRAVVYIFVLGFAIFYVSRYAFKVKKNPQASVIYDIEQKAKSTVSEIDIPTLTGKHKFVFIVMACGIGFNIYGVFNWGWFLTQLTASFLIMGLIAGLIGGLKPATIFDSFIDGAKAVTFGALIVGFARAITVVLEQGKIIDTIVYAASETIGHLPHAISAIGMLFIQALLNLFISSGSGQAAATMPIMIPITDLLGLERQVAVLAFQYGDSLTNSIIPTSSALMAYLAVAGIPYEKWIKFIWKMILGWAVIACLALIAAVAIGIT from the coding sequence ATGGAAAATGAACAGAATGTTAAAAAGAGAAGTTGGCTCAAAGTACCTCATACATATACCATTATTTTTGCTATTATTTTTTTAGCAGGTATTGCAAGCTATATTATTCCGGCGGGTGAGTTTGACCGTGTAGAGGATGAGGAAGGGCGAATGCTCGTTGTAGATGGAAGCTATCATCATATTGAGAGTGATCCAGTTTCATTTTTCGAAATGTTTACAGCGATTCCAATGGGGCTTGAAAAAGGAGCTCAAATTATTTTCTACATTTTCTTAGTCAGCGGTGTTTTTGGCATTATCCGTTCAACAGGTGCAATTGAAGCTGGTGTCTATAAAGGTGTAAAAGCGCTAGAGGGAAGAGAAAAATTACTCATTCCATTATCGATGATCTTGTTCTCTGTTGGCGGTTTTACAATGGGGATGGCAGAAGAAACAATTATTTTCGTACCGATTGGTGTAGCGATTGCTCGTGCAATGGGCTTTGATGCTGTAACAGGGACAGCTATGATTACTCTTGGTGCAGCCAGTGGATTTTTTGGAGGTATGCTTAATCCCTTTACAGTAGGTGTTGCGCAATCATTAGCAGATGTACCGCTATTTTCTGGAATAGGTTTCCGTGCAGTTGTCTATATTTTTGTTCTAGGTTTTGCCATATTTTATGTGTCTCGCTATGCTTTTAAAGTAAAAAAGAATCCACAAGCAAGTGTTATTTATGACATTGAGCAAAAGGCTAAATCTACTGTATCCGAAATTGACATTCCTACATTAACAGGTAAGCATAAATTTGTATTTATTGTGATGGCTTGCGGAATTGGCTTTAATATTTATGGTGTCTTTAATTGGGGCTGGTTCCTAACACAATTAACAGCATCCTTTTTAATTATGGGGTTAATTGCGGGGCTAATTGGCGGTTTAAAACCTGCGACTATTTTTGATTCCTTTATTGATGGGGCAAAAGCTGTAACGTTCGGTGCCTTAATTGTAGGCTTTGCCCGTGCAATCACTGTTGTGTTAGAGCAAGGAAAAATTATTGATACGATTGTTTATGCAGCATCAGAAACCATTGGCCATTTGCCACATGCTATTAGCGCAATTGGCATGTTATTTATCCAAGCACTTTTGAATTTATTTATTTCATCAGGTAGTGGACAGGCAGCAGCAACAATGCCAATTATGATTCCAATTACTGATTTATTAGGATTGGAACGTCAAGTGGCTGTGTTAGCCTTTCAATATGGGGATTCCTTAACAAATTCTATCATTCCTACTTCATCTGCGCTAATGGCGTATTTAGCTGTAGCAGGTATCCCATATGAAAAGTGGATCAAATTTATTTGGAAGATGATACTTGGTTGGGCAGTGATTGCATGTCTTGCATTGATTGCTGCAGTAGCAATAGGGATCACTTAA
- a CDS encoding MarR family transcriptional regulator, protein MKTIGILGSLFFWNNIKEHFTLFPQVQFIHFPYTSPDQCVNLFDEAASCSDILLFAGSIPYYYCYEKIKASHIQAVFIPFDELTLALSLLSLQHHEKVDLSQLSIDVPKQNSLHQVMMEAGIPSTDVYVKDYEWVYDQPEKITKLNVNDFIYFHKELYKAGKTTLALTSLHAVFVELQRLGIPSKYMVESKQTFIMTINSALEAYQHTMLTSSQIAVVSICSKQKLMDEQQLFVKSLENICKRFQARITQAQQEPYLIISTRGVIEQLEPAYLRSLIEQCERQFKTTFTIGIGYGYSLHEAETHSSQALFFTSKWRDASTVICLVDAENKLHEQLFEHNNQIALSSHHKAILEMAEKVKMSAKNLNVMKQFITVTNNRPFSATELAQYMNLSRRSAERIINRLIEHDYFKLVGEEQPYHQGRPRKLYKATNYWTF, encoded by the coding sequence TTGAAAACAATAGGGATTCTAGGTTCATTATTTTTCTGGAATAATATAAAAGAACATTTCACGTTGTTTCCACAAGTACAATTTATTCATTTTCCCTATACTTCACCAGATCAATGTGTAAATCTTTTTGATGAAGCTGCATCTTGTTCGGATATATTACTATTTGCTGGATCGATTCCCTATTATTACTGCTATGAAAAAATAAAAGCATCTCACATCCAAGCAGTGTTTATCCCTTTTGATGAATTGACACTAGCACTATCGTTATTATCCTTACAACATCATGAAAAGGTGGATTTATCCCAGCTATCGATCGATGTACCTAAGCAGAATAGTCTTCATCAGGTAATGATGGAAGCCGGTATTCCATCTACTGACGTCTATGTAAAAGATTACGAATGGGTTTATGATCAACCAGAAAAAATCACAAAGCTCAATGTGAATGATTTTATTTACTTTCATAAGGAATTATATAAAGCAGGGAAAACCACTTTAGCGCTTACTAGTTTACACGCAGTTTTTGTTGAGTTACAAAGATTAGGTATACCTTCGAAGTACATGGTTGAAAGCAAACAAACATTCATAATGACAATTAATTCAGCGCTTGAAGCTTATCAGCATACAATGTTGACTTCGTCGCAAATAGCTGTCGTTTCTATTTGTAGTAAACAAAAGTTGATGGATGAACAACAACTATTTGTAAAGTCGTTAGAAAATATTTGCAAGCGTTTTCAGGCAAGGATCACGCAAGCCCAACAGGAGCCTTATTTAATCATTTCTACTAGAGGGGTAATTGAACAACTTGAACCTGCTTATTTAAGATCATTAATTGAACAGTGTGAACGACAATTTAAAACCACTTTTACGATTGGCATTGGCTATGGATATTCATTACATGAAGCAGAAACTCATTCTTCCCAAGCTTTATTTTTCACGTCCAAATGGAGAGATGCATCGACCGTCATTTGTTTAGTAGATGCAGAGAATAAGTTACATGAACAATTATTTGAACATAATAATCAAATTGCATTAAGTAGCCATCATAAAGCCATTTTAGAGATGGCTGAAAAGGTGAAAATGAGTGCTAAAAATTTAAATGTTATGAAGCAATTTATCACAGTTACTAATAATCGCCCATTTTCAGCTACGGAATTAGCGCAATATATGAATCTGTCACGTCGATCTGCTGAACGCATTATTAATCGATTAATCGAGCATGATTACTTTAAGTTAGTAGGAGAGGAGCAACCTTATCATCAAGGCCGTCCGCGAAAGCTTTATAAGGCAACAAACTATTGGACATTCTGA
- a CDS encoding SH3 domain-containing protein, translating into MRTKILHSIMIFILMVTIAMPNKNFVQKASADTSDLKVAGTILHLREGPGLSYPIITTLEEGDPLSSIGREGDWIQVKTGNYEGWVASWLTAPTNAKQALDKTVIAQVDRLNIRTEPDISSAVLGQLSTGNQANLIEENSEWAKIDWNGQTGWVSKDYVTINDNPKKEIEPKEDAVEVTTTTTPVNKDTTFTILVDVLNVRKKPDLNTKKVGTVTKGQAFKVLAQEHNWVQIQYNDKKTGWVYSFYGTFSNKVKSTSKTSSSKELESVTIIYNGTNLRTDASTDAEVVERVDAGINYPIVGVKNDFYEIQLDDEKTAFVANWVVTTSSNKATIPQKDKEEPRKKGTLNGLTIVVDAGHGGNDHGTTGQRGTEEKGITLKTATLLASKLSAAGANVVMTRESDEYVALRKRVSIAHQYEADAFISLHYDATDDSSINGFTSYYMNSNQKGLAEAIHDGLSGKLELRDRGTQQGNYLVLRENRQKAVLIELGFLSNSSEERVITTAKFREQATLGIYQGILNYFNKQEE; encoded by the coding sequence ATGAGGACAAAAATTTTACATAGTATAATGATCTTCATACTAATGGTAACTATTGCGATGCCAAATAAGAACTTTGTTCAAAAAGCTTCCGCAGACACTAGTGATCTAAAAGTCGCTGGAACAATTCTTCATTTACGTGAGGGTCCTGGTTTGTCTTATCCTATCATTACAACATTAGAAGAAGGTGATCCTTTATCCTCAATTGGTCGTGAAGGTGATTGGATTCAAGTAAAAACAGGTAACTACGAAGGATGGGTTGCCTCTTGGCTGACAGCTCCTACAAATGCTAAACAAGCCTTAGATAAAACTGTCATCGCACAAGTTGACCGTTTAAATATTCGAACAGAGCCAGATATCTCATCAGCAGTGCTTGGGCAACTTTCGACGGGCAACCAAGCAAACCTCATTGAAGAAAATAGTGAATGGGCCAAAATTGATTGGAATGGACAAACTGGATGGGTTTCAAAGGATTATGTCACGATAAACGATAATCCTAAAAAAGAAATAGAACCAAAAGAAGATGCAGTAGAAGTAACTACTACTACAACACCAGTAAACAAGGATACTACTTTTACAATCTTAGTGGACGTTCTAAATGTCCGTAAAAAACCTGATTTAAATACTAAAAAAGTTGGTACTGTGACAAAAGGGCAAGCCTTTAAAGTACTGGCTCAAGAGCATAATTGGGTACAAATACAGTACAATGATAAAAAAACAGGATGGGTCTATAGTTTTTACGGTACATTCTCTAATAAAGTGAAGAGTACTTCCAAAACTTCCTCTTCTAAAGAGTTGGAGTCTGTTACGATTATTTATAATGGGACAAACCTACGAACAGATGCGTCAACAGATGCTGAAGTTGTTGAACGTGTCGATGCTGGCATTAATTACCCGATTGTCGGCGTGAAGAATGATTTTTATGAAATACAATTAGATGATGAAAAAACGGCATTTGTCGCGAACTGGGTAGTAACAACAAGTTCAAATAAAGCAACAATACCTCAAAAGGATAAAGAAGAACCTCGTAAAAAAGGAACTTTAAATGGACTGACGATTGTTGTGGATGCAGGACATGGTGGGAATGATCATGGAACAACAGGGCAGCGTGGTACAGAGGAAAAAGGCATTACTTTGAAAACAGCTACTCTACTTGCTTCTAAATTAAGTGCTGCTGGTGCAAATGTGGTCATGACGAGGGAATCAGATGAATATGTAGCTCTACGTAAGCGTGTATCAATTGCCCATCAATATGAGGCAGATGCCTTTATTAGTCTTCATTATGATGCAACAGACGACAGCTCTATTAACGGCTTCACATCCTATTATATGAATAGTAATCAAAAAGGACTTGCTGAAGCGATCCATGATGGCCTTTCAGGTAAATTAGAATTGAGAGATCGTGGGACACAGCAAGGTAACTATTTAGTACTTCGAGAAAATCGTCAAAAGGCTGTACTTATTGAGTTAGGCTTCTTGAGTAATTCAAGCGAGGAGCGAGTCATCACGACAGCAAAGTTCCGTGAGCAGGCCACTCTCGGTATTTATCAAGGTATACTCAACTATTTTAATAAGCAAGAGGAATAA
- a CDS encoding DUF2642 domain-containing protein: MAQMGSISNPYLYETFKMMIGQAVVVQTEKNIQQGILLSILPDHLILEISRTPYFIPMEEIVWVTLEATRK; encoded by the coding sequence ATGGCACAGATGGGGAGTATATCCAATCCATATTTATACGAAACTTTTAAAATGATGATTGGTCAGGCAGTTGTCGTGCAAACAGAAAAAAATATTCAGCAAGGTATTTTATTATCCATACTACCTGACCATTTAATCCTAGAGATTAGTCGTACGCCTTACTTCATTCCAATGGAGGAGATTGTATGGGTAACGCTGGAAGCTACAAGAAAATAA